A window from Spirochaetota bacterium encodes these proteins:
- the fliF gene encoding flagellar basal-body MS-ring/collar protein FliF: protein MEFLSKLLGQLKEIYEKLDRTKKIIIASVLGVMFVAFIVLFSVSTEKANVLLFADLPSADFGQVTKKLDEMNFTYNTSGTTSIFVRPEQRELIMTRLAQENMIPKGIPGWKLFDISKWTETDREIDVKFMRALRDEIKRHIESLTNIEKADVEIAITEEELFTEKDNPYTAAVTVYLAPGYDKLSKKEINGIMYLVSRAVGGKLKPENVVVTDEYGKIISDFDNEFDKAKEEYTLLEYRKKIEEKARVHLLHDIRRGLERVYTPDRIQIVRLNMDFNWDKVSEEKEEYTPIEMEPDNPETPYSERRVKDSLVVSEKTAKEHFQGHGWNPEGPAGTEGNKPPGYKASDDQFAKYDKEENIRNHAVNKSMKKIQRDPFDVTGVSVAIAIDGFQDLPRTSEGDYDLDPTKKPVQVSLTPDELKQAENIVKKSINYDAARGDQVAVENIMFDRTKDWNRVREEFQRKEQLKRILLASLIGVFALFLGMVLFRAINKELARRRRIREEQLALEQQRMREAALRAAEEEGIDVELSLEERARLELQTNAVSLARERPDDVAQLLRTWLAEE from the coding sequence TGCTGGGTGTGATGTTTGTCGCGTTCATCGTGCTCTTCTCGGTTTCGACCGAAAAAGCGAATGTTCTGCTCTTCGCCGACCTGCCATCGGCAGATTTCGGCCAGGTCACCAAGAAGCTCGATGAGATGAACTTTACTTATAACACCAGCGGGACGACTTCGATATTCGTACGACCCGAACAGCGCGAACTTATCATGACCCGACTCGCGCAGGAGAACATGATACCCAAGGGCATACCCGGCTGGAAGCTGTTCGATATTTCGAAGTGGACCGAGACCGACCGCGAGATCGACGTCAAGTTCATGCGGGCGCTCAGGGACGAGATCAAGCGGCACATCGAATCCCTCACGAACATCGAAAAGGCCGATGTCGAGATCGCCATCACCGAGGAAGAGCTTTTTACAGAGAAGGATAATCCCTATACGGCCGCGGTAACGGTTTACCTGGCTCCGGGCTATGACAAGCTCAGCAAAAAGGAAATCAATGGGATAATGTACCTGGTGTCGCGCGCCGTGGGGGGGAAGCTCAAGCCCGAAAACGTGGTGGTTACCGACGAATACGGCAAGATCATTTCAGACTTCGACAACGAATTCGATAAAGCCAAGGAGGAGTACACCCTCCTTGAATACCGAAAAAAAATAGAAGAAAAGGCCCGCGTGCACCTTCTGCACGACATACGCAGGGGACTGGAGCGGGTGTACACCCCGGATCGCATACAGATAGTTCGCCTTAATATGGATTTCAACTGGGACAAGGTTTCCGAAGAGAAGGAAGAGTATACCCCGATCGAGATGGAACCCGACAATCCTGAAACCCCATACTCCGAGCGCAGGGTAAAAGACTCGCTTGTCGTTTCTGAGAAGACCGCGAAGGAGCATTTTCAGGGCCACGGCTGGAATCCCGAGGGGCCGGCCGGAACGGAGGGTAACAAACCTCCCGGATACAAGGCGAGCGACGACCAGTTCGCAAAGTACGATAAGGAAGAAAACATACGCAATCATGCCGTAAACAAGTCCATGAAGAAGATCCAGCGCGATCCCTTTGACGTGACCGGCGTTTCGGTGGCGATCGCGATCGATGGATTTCAGGACCTGCCCAGAACGTCCGAGGGCGACTATGACCTCGATCCGACAAAGAAGCCGGTCCAGGTCTCGCTGACCCCGGACGAGCTTAAGCAGGCCGAAAATATCGTCAAGAAGTCCATAAACTATGACGCCGCGCGCGGGGACCAGGTCGCCGTCGAGAACATCATGTTCGACCGGACCAAGGACTGGAACCGCGTCCGCGAAGAATTTCAGCGCAAGGAGCAGTTAAAACGCATACTCCTCGCCAGCCTCATCGGCGTATTCGCGCTCTTCCTGGGCATGGTGCTCTTCCGCGCCATCAACAAGGAGCTCGCGCGGCGCAGGCGGATCCGCGAGGAGCAGCTGGCGCTCGAGCAGCAGCGCATGCGCGAGGCGGCGCTGCGCGCCGCCGAGGAGGAGGGCATCGACGTGGAGCTTTCGCTTGAGGAAAGGGCGCGCCTCGAGCTCCAGACCAACGCCGTCAGCCTGGCCCGCGAACGGCCCGACGACGTGGCGCAGTTATTGCGGACCTGGCTTGCCGAGGAGTGA
- the fliG gene encoding flagellar motor switch protein FliG encodes MLQSKKSQLTGRQKAAIFLVSLGSEVSSEIFKHLREDEIEQLTFEIARLDRIEPEDKDKVLMEFQEMMMAQDFIATGGIDYAREVLERALGTQKAIDIVNRLTSSLQVRPFDFIRRTDPSHLLNFIQGEHPQTIALILAYLDAAKAAQILSGLSHQIQADVAKRIATMDRTSPDVLREVERVLERKLSTLASEDYTSAGGIDAIVEVLNQVDRGTEKIIIEALEEEDPELAEEIKKRMFVFEDIVLLDDRSIQKVLREVDTQDLAKALKGVDTEVQEKIFRNMSKRASSLLREDMDFMGPIRLRDVEESQQKIVNIIRKLEEAGDIIVARAGEEELVV; translated from the coding sequence ATGCTTCAATCGAAAAAATCCCAGCTGACCGGGCGGCAGAAGGCCGCCATTTTCCTTGTGTCCCTGGGCTCGGAGGTGTCGTCCGAGATATTCAAGCATCTCCGCGAGGACGAGATAGAGCAGCTCACCTTCGAGATCGCCCGGCTCGACAGGATCGAGCCCGAGGACAAGGACAAGGTGCTCATGGAATTCCAGGAGATGATGATGGCGCAGGACTTCATCGCCACCGGCGGCATCGACTACGCCCGCGAGGTGCTGGAGCGGGCCCTGGGGACCCAGAAGGCCATCGATATCGTCAACAGGCTCACCTCGAGCCTGCAGGTGCGTCCCTTCGACTTCATCCGCCGAACGGACCCGTCCCACCTCCTTAACTTTATACAGGGGGAGCATCCCCAGACGATCGCCCTTATACTCGCTTATCTCGACGCGGCCAAGGCGGCCCAGATTCTTTCGGGTCTCAGCCACCAGATACAGGCCGACGTCGCAAAGCGCATCGCCACGATGGACCGCACCTCGCCGGACGTGCTGCGCGAGGTGGAACGCGTGCTCGAGCGAAAGCTTTCGACGCTGGCATCGGAGGACTATACGTCGGCCGGCGGCATCGACGCCATCGTCGAGGTGCTCAACCAGGTGGACCGCGGAACGGAAAAGATCATCATCGAGGCGCTCGAGGAGGAGGACCCGGAGCTCGCCGAGGAAATAAAGAAGCGGATGTTCGTCTTCGAGGACATCGTGCTGCTCGACGACCGCTCGATACAGAAGGTGCTTCGGGAGGTCGATACCCAGGACCTCGCCAAGGCGCTCAAGGGCGTGGATACCGAGGTTCAGGAAAAGATTTTCCGCAACATGTCCAAGCGCGCGTCCTCGCTCCTCAGGGAGGACATGGACTTCATGGGGCCGATACGGCTGCGTGACGTCGAGGAGTCCCAGCAGAAGATCGTGAACATCATACGAAAACTCGAGGAAGCCGGCGATATCATAGTCGCGCGCGCCGGCGAGGAGGAACTCGTTGTCTAA
- the fliH gene encoding flagellar assembly protein FliH, whose protein sequence is MSKLVFKPTEVVVTGIPKQIELPEKYQKNIISDEEYKEFEVDEAGNPVDVYQGPSIEEMEAELERYRRETEEEVRRMQDEARGRVGKIEEEGKAAAFRELQQAREQIKLELERFQKESEREVERGKFEAEKMIKDAELKVSEIEHEAYKKGYEAGREVGYKEGQAEVMRLIDRLGTIVSTAVDIRDDIIRSSEKLMTEMILMIARKVIKDEIVERREVVINNIREGIKRVKDRDRIDIRVNFADLDMTTAHKDELIKMMESLKKVNIYEDSRVDRGGCIIETDVGAIDARVSTQLDTIEEAIRNASAL, encoded by the coding sequence TTGTCTAAACTGGTTTTCAAGCCGACCGAGGTGGTCGTTACCGGCATTCCGAAACAGATCGAGCTTCCGGAAAAATATCAGAAGAACATCATTTCCGACGAGGAATATAAGGAGTTCGAGGTCGACGAGGCGGGAAACCCCGTCGATGTTTACCAGGGGCCGTCGATAGAGGAGATGGAGGCCGAGCTCGAGCGCTACCGGCGCGAGACCGAGGAGGAAGTGCGCCGCATGCAGGACGAGGCGCGCGGACGTGTGGGCAAGATCGAGGAAGAGGGCAAGGCCGCGGCGTTTCGCGAACTGCAGCAGGCGCGCGAGCAGATAAAGCTTGAGTTGGAGCGCTTCCAGAAGGAGTCCGAGCGCGAGGTTGAGCGGGGCAAGTTCGAGGCCGAGAAGATGATCAAGGACGCCGAACTCAAGGTTTCCGAGATCGAGCACGAGGCGTACAAGAAGGGATACGAGGCGGGGCGGGAGGTGGGCTACAAGGAAGGACAGGCCGAGGTGATGCGCCTGATCGACCGGCTCGGCACCATCGTCTCGACGGCCGTGGACATTCGCGACGACATCATCCGCTCCTCCGAAAAGCTCATGACCGAGATGATCCTGATGATTGCGCGAAAGGTCATCAAGGACGAAATAGTGGAGCGGCGCGAGGTGGTGATCAACAACATCCGCGAGGGGATCAAGCGCGTAAAAGACCGCGACCGCATCGACATCCGCGTGAACTTCGCCGACCTCGACATGACCACGGCCCATAAGGACGAGCTGATAAAGATGATGGAATCGCTGAAGAAAGTCAACATCTACGAAGATTCAAGGGTGGACCGCGGAGGCTGCATCATAGAGACCGACGTGGGGGCGATCGACGCGCGGGTTTCGACACAGCTGGACACTATCGAGGAGGCCATCCGCAACGCGAGCGCGCTGTAG